TCCTTCGGCGCCCTCGTCAttatcctcctcttcctctggcTCAGTTAAAAGCTCAAACTCCGGGAAGAGAAACGGAGAGGCCGCCGGTTCTGTACAGCCGCCGCAGTCTTTCTTGTGCGTGTGCTTCCAGTGGAGCGTCTGGTGGTGCTTCCCGCAGTATGTGACGGCATGGCAACGAGAGCAGGCTTTGCTGCCTGGACAACCGCACACCCAACACAATTTCACACCAGATGCGGGCAGCACGTTCTGGTTTGGATCCAAGTCACTGCGGGGTTCGTCCTCTGAGGAGTGGAGGGCATCAAACAAAGTTCTGTGAGCATTATTAAATGTGGTCTTACATTAATGATTATAGACTCCAGTGATCGTGATACGTTTTGTCTGAGTTACTCACCAATTAGTTTTCGCATAGACTCTTTTGTCTTGCTCCTTTTACAGTAATTTATGTGCTTCATTTGACAAATTGTAACTTACTGGTAACATTGATTAAAATCattccacattaaaaaaaaaaaaaaaatagtttgacagACAAATGCTTCCCAACATCTCCAATTGAGGAATTGTTCCTGAACACTATTTGTGGAAAATAATGGTACTATATTCTGATAAAGAAAATTTGCTTCAAACAAATGACCATTTATCATAACATTTATATCAGAAGCCAGGCCAAATTACATATTCAGCAAGCCAATACTCCGACGTCGGCAGCTTTCCATCAATCCACAAACCTGGTGGTGGGTCGTATGAATAGAACTCATTCCTCCGAGGCAGCTGACTTCTAAAAACTACAAGTTAAGAGGAAATAATCATTACTCTGTGAGGTGATCATGATGGCAGGATTACCATCGTGTTCACATACCTTTCACACTGCGGCTGTCATTATTAGTGAAGCACTCTGGAGTtttacaacaaaacacaaagagGGTTCTGTGGAAACTTCTGCCCTGACCGGAGATTGGAGCGTATACCTGAATCACACGAGAAATTTGAATGAGAAGGGGGTGGAGGGGGTCACCATCAGATGGTCGACCGCCGCCTCTGGGTTACTAACCTGCAACAGAAAAGCCATCGGCAGACGGCATGTCTCGCACTCCAGTTTGTCCAGCGAGGGCGGGTCTCGCTGGCAAAGCCACGCTGGTTTGCCGCCGACTTTACTGGGGAACTGCGGCGAGCGGAGCCTCCAAGGCTCCGCGTCATCTACGAAACCCAAAACAACCTCCGTTGAAGACATGATGCCTatctgctataataaaaactgTATGGGAGCGCTAAACCGGAAACACGGAGCTTGTCAACACATGTGTGGCCCATTTGGAAGTACGTCCGTGTAGAAGCACTAGTCGGCATTGTTTTGGTTCCGCACTCAATGCTCTCGCTACCTTTTGATTTATTATTCTGACgcatacaataaatataaaccTATAAAATGTTCCCCGAAAATATTAGCATGATTTTAGCCTTATCATGACGATAGCTATAAAGTTTGACAGTCCACTAAACCAGTAGTTTTCGAACCTTTTTGTGGCCAAAGAAGGCCTTAAAGGTGAGGACATTTTTTCAAGGATGTTCTTTTTATTGatgtttcaaataaatattcatgACCTGTTTATTCATTTACACGAACAAGCTGAACATTGCCAGTGGCATAGTACCCATTTTAAGTTGCAATAGCAGTGATTTATTGACTTTTTGAAAACTTTGTGCTTTCAAGAATATTTTGCAACGGATGACTTGTCTCAGGGGATGGCGCTACACCGGGGCGTTTGCCTCCTCAAAAATCTGCGCAGCCCCAGTTTAGAAActccagcattttatttgatattctaaaaATACTGAACATTTAATTAACGATTTGCTCAGCCACcctatatatttaatttttgctCAACGTCCAGCATTTTGTATGCAACGTTGGTTGCTTcaatgtgctctataaataaagttgagttgagtatggGTCAAGTCCCCCAGGGCCCAGCACAACTCTAACTATCCCCACTAAACtcttaaatcaaattaattaaagtaGTATTCCACCTACTAGTGTTAAATATActtgcacatttaaaatgtgtcaatATGGACTCAGCtgtgaaacaaaacaatcaaacaaacaaaagtattaAAATAGCGAATGCAAATCAATTGGTAgttaatctctctctctctctctctctctcgctctctctctctctctctctctctctctctctctctctctctctctctctctctctctctctctctctcgctcgctcacctcacacacaacacacacactacagtgatgtcatttgaaGGGGAGTTTGGGGCTGTGGGTCGGATCAACACTTTCATTGAATCTCTTCTCTTTCAAATGGACGCTGACTTTTTACGAAGCCACCATGTAGCTTATAACGGACACGCTGTCATATCGCGACCAGGAGTAGTTGAAGCCGCGCTCGCCTAGTCATGGAAAGTTAAACAAAAAGTAGTGAACGCGTCCTCGCCCGGAAGATAGCAGAAAAATGGGCGAAGTGAAAAGTGGCCGTCGCCCCGGCACTTTTTCGTAGGGCGGCTCCATGTCCCCCTCCTCCCCGTGCCAGATGCCTCCGAAGACAGCACCGGTGTCTCCTGCTCCGCCCGTCCCGCCGAGGAGGCTCCGTGGTCGGGATGGGGGTTCGGGCAGGACGCGGCGAGCCGGAGGAGCGGAGAGGCGGGTGAAGTGTGTCCTGGTGGGAGACGGAGCTGTGGGCAAAACCAGCCTGGTGGTCAGCTACACCACCAACGGTTACCCCACCGAATATGTCCCCACTGCCTTTGACAACTTCTCGGGTAAGATCATGATGGCTCTTCGTCGTCTTTAACCTTCTTCGCAAAATACacgtagaagaaaaaaacactatttactGTCTTTATTTATAATGTGCAGTTTAATAGGTAAGGTTAGGTGTTACTCTAATGTCAGTGCCTCACCCATAATCCCCTCACCACACATCACTGAACTATTTTCCCCTCAGCGTGGAAATATTTTGAAGGTGCCGTGTGAATATTAGTACTATTTGGTGTTTCATGCTGTGTAAAaatgcgtgtgtttgtgtgtgcagcgGTGGTATCAGTGGACGGGCAGCCAGTCAAACTCCAACTCTGTGACACAGCTGGGCAGGTAATGGATctcacacgcatacacacacttcCTGTTGCTTTATTTGTAATCAAGACAATGTCCTGACAGTGAGAGGAAAACCTAAATCCGTCTCCTTTGTTCCAAAGTCGTTCTCAACTCATAGATTATCGTCTATTTTCCTGCCGTCCTATAATATTGTGTGAACATAACACAAAATACTGCCCAACATTTGAGGGTTGGTCTTTTCTCAGGACACCAGCTGAGGATGTGTGCTTTTGCTAGCAAATAATTCCCTGGCTTGGCGTTTGCAGCTGTTTGCCTGACATCAAGTATCAAATGGCATCGTAGCATGCCAAGTATTCATCGTGATTAGCTCAGAGAGGATCTACACTAATCTTCGTTATGCTCCCTATCAATGGGATCATTGGATGGACAAAAAGAGAGGAGAAAAATGAGATTTTAGCGATGTTTATGGCAACATATTTGATCT
This portion of the Vanacampus margaritifer isolate UIUO_Vmar chromosome 4, RoL_Vmar_1.0, whole genome shotgun sequence genome encodes:
- the pdcd2 gene encoding programmed cell death protein 2, which codes for MSSTEVVLGFVDDAEPWRLRSPQFPSKVGGKPAWLCQRDPPSLDKLECETCRLPMAFLLQVYAPISGQGRSFHRTLFVFCCKTPECFTNNDSRSVKVFRSQLPRRNEFYSYDPPPEDEPRSDLDPNQNVLPASGVKLCWVCGCPGSKACSRCHAVTYCGKHHQTLHWKHTHKKDCGGCTEPAASPFLFPEFELLTEPEEEEDNDEGAEGDVETAATQTSADCPSLAEMLAETELEEMAMHETEDNKFFQRFKKKIAPEPQQVLRYSRGGSPLWVSSQHIPSVIDIPACTCGAKRTFEFQVMPQLLNSLRVDSTGASIDWGTLAIYTCSVSCNQGDQYCHEFIWKQDFSTDQQSQIKQP